In Methanomassiliicoccales archaeon, one DNA window encodes the following:
- a CDS encoding cation:proton antiporter encodes MLDTWTLTALLAAGMLASLISIRAGVTVAVIEMALGMILGTALGLKSLEHQWWLFLASFASVTLTFMAGSETDLGAMRSNLMKTILFGLISFLSPFMGGLLFSHLVLGWDLSASLIVGVALSSTSVAIVYVVLVEGGLAHTDVGKFILSGCFFTGLATLSALSLLFISASFMLLLFLAAMVTAALFLPIVLRELHARIRGRSGDIEVKAILLSVFLLAAMGELVGVQAVLPAYILGLISSSTLSQMRDAVGKLKSITLVFLNPFFFLGAGSNVSLLAMASGVMIIVALFLVKVGFKFIGVYPLAKRYVGTSAPFVTLLMATGLTFGTIAAQSGLSYGLLTIDQYSILIAAILMSAIIPTLLASHWLPSKKKINSEGTATVDR; translated from the coding sequence ATGTTGGACACATGGACTTTAACCGCTCTGCTCGCAGCTGGAATGTTGGCTTCGCTCATTTCTATCCGGGCTGGTGTGACAGTGGCGGTGATTGAGATGGCCTTGGGGATGATTCTAGGGACCGCTTTGGGCTTGAAATCCCTAGAACACCAATGGTGGCTATTCCTGGCTTCATTCGCCAGCGTAACCCTCACCTTCATGGCTGGTTCCGAAACGGACCTCGGTGCCATGCGTAGTAATTTGATGAAGACCATTTTGTTTGGATTGATATCTTTCCTCTCCCCTTTCATGGGTGGCCTGCTGTTCAGTCATCTCGTCCTTGGTTGGGATTTATCGGCCTCTCTCATAGTAGGCGTGGCCCTCTCGTCCACATCGGTGGCCATAGTCTATGTGGTCTTGGTGGAAGGTGGTCTAGCCCATACTGATGTGGGTAAGTTCATTCTCTCAGGTTGCTTCTTCACAGGTTTGGCCACACTTTCTGCCCTCAGCTTGCTCTTCATCTCAGCCAGCTTTATGCTGCTATTGTTCCTGGCTGCTATGGTCACAGCCGCACTTTTCCTCCCCATTGTATTGAGAGAGCTGCATGCTCGCATCCGTGGTCGCTCCGGCGATATCGAGGTGAAGGCGATACTCCTTTCCGTCTTCCTCTTGGCGGCCATGGGTGAGTTGGTAGGGGTGCAGGCGGTTCTGCCTGCTTACATTCTTGGCTTGATCTCATCATCCACCCTAAGCCAGATGCGCGATGCGGTGGGGAAGCTGAAATCCATAACGTTAGTGTTCCTCAATCCTTTTTTCTTCCTCGGAGCAGGCTCTAACGTCTCACTCTTGGCTATGGCATCTGGTGTGATGATCATCGTGGCCCTCTTCCTGGTCAAAGTAGGCTTCAAGTTCATTGGCGTTTATCCACTGGCCAAGAGATACGTGGGGACCAGCGCCCCTTTCGTCACCCTATTGATGGCCACTGGGCTCACTTTCGGCACCATAGCCGCGCAGTCAGGTCTTTCTTATGGGCTATTGACTATCGATCAGTATTCTATTCTTATCGCAGCCATATTAATGAG
- a CDS encoding 30S ribosomal protein S15, with protein sequence MAKMHARRRGKSASAKPLVTENPEWVTMSKEEIEKTVVKLAREGMTSSKIGMVLRDNYAVPSVRLATGKTMYEILQENGLKPEIPEDLMALMRRAINVNNHMLENKKDMANKRNLQLIESKIRRLVKYYKRKEVLPQSWEYSLKNAELLLE encoded by the coding sequence ATGGCAAAGATGCACGCTCGCAGAAGGGGTAAATCTGCTTCCGCTAAACCATTGGTGACTGAGAATCCAGAATGGGTCACCATGTCAAAAGAGGAGATCGAGAAGACGGTGGTCAAGCTAGCGAGGGAGGGCATGACCTCCTCCAAGATTGGAATGGTGCTCCGAGATAACTATGCGGTCCCAAGCGTCCGATTGGCCACGGGCAAAACCATGTATGAGATCCTACAGGAGAATGGTTTGAAGCCTGAGATACCGGAAGATCTAATGGCCCTTATGAGACGGGCCATTAACGTCAACAATCATATGCTGGAGAACAAAAAGGACATGGCCAATAAGCGTAATCTCCAATTGATAGAGTCGAAAATCCGCCGTCTAGTTAAATACTACAAGAGAAAGGAGGTTCTCCCTCAGAGCTGGGAGTACAGCCTAAAGAACGCAGAGCTCCTGCTTGAGTGA
- a CDS encoding DHH family phosphoesterase, translated as MEGENLPKPFLSTLSDAAEEVVRHEYVRVLTHYDADGLASAGIIANALRRRGISFHLSFSKTLDPEMINKVGKRAECLLLADMGSSFIPHLEKLEAKVVVLDHHVTTSLSNKVIHVNPHLFGIDGMTSACAAAVCMMFALAVDQKNWDLLPIAFAGMVGDRQHIRGMSGVNRYLLEGGLSRKILELRRGSLVPEGKLADSLADGYEPYIIGVTGSVQGAMALLREAGLAEDASWAQLNDAERRKLSSLIALRLLSQGCSTSAMEELITDRYYFPSWGTTADDLAQLLNACGRTDQEGVGVAMALGDVGARKVAESLRNEYRMAVIEGMRKVVEGGIRKMDSLQWFESPNPSLSGVLCGLTMQFLGDCTRPTVALSFHGEKTRVSSRATYKLLEKGIDLSVAMSKAAAAVGGLGGGHAIASGATIPRGREEEFLTNLDEIIKEQKRSKMVEQRPSAP; from the coding sequence ATGGAAGGAGAGAACCTTCCAAAACCCTTTCTCTCTACCCTAAGCGATGCCGCAGAGGAAGTAGTCAGACATGAGTATGTTCGGGTTTTGACACATTACGATGCCGACGGCCTTGCCTCGGCAGGCATAATCGCCAATGCACTCAGGCGCAGGGGTATCTCTTTCCATCTCAGCTTTTCCAAAACCCTGGACCCTGAGATGATCAACAAAGTTGGCAAAAGGGCTGAGTGTCTGCTCTTAGCCGATATGGGATCTTCATTCATACCCCATCTTGAGAAACTTGAGGCTAAAGTCGTAGTATTGGACCATCATGTGACTACCTCTTTGTCGAATAAGGTCATTCATGTCAACCCTCACTTATTCGGTATCGATGGAATGACCTCAGCTTGCGCCGCAGCCGTTTGCATGATGTTCGCCTTAGCTGTAGACCAGAAGAATTGGGATCTCCTGCCTATCGCCTTTGCGGGCATGGTCGGTGATCGGCAGCATATCCGAGGAATGAGCGGGGTCAATCGCTATCTTTTAGAGGGGGGGCTTTCCAGGAAGATTCTGGAGCTGAGGCGGGGATCGCTGGTCCCTGAGGGCAAGCTAGCTGATAGTCTGGCCGATGGCTATGAGCCTTATATCATAGGAGTAACTGGAAGCGTTCAGGGAGCGATGGCCCTGCTCAGAGAGGCGGGGTTAGCAGAAGATGCGTCCTGGGCGCAATTGAATGATGCAGAGAGGCGAAAGCTCAGTTCATTGATAGCCTTGCGTCTTTTATCTCAAGGATGTAGCACATCCGCCATGGAAGAATTGATAACAGATCGCTATTACTTCCCATCCTGGGGAACAACCGCCGATGACCTAGCGCAATTGCTCAACGCTTGTGGAAGGACAGATCAGGAAGGGGTCGGCGTGGCAATGGCTCTGGGAGATGTCGGAGCCAGGAAGGTAGCTGAGAGCCTGCGCAATGAATATAGGATGGCTGTTATCGAAGGTATGAGAAAGGTGGTCGAAGGCGGCATCAGAAAGATGGATAGCTTGCAATGGTTCGAGAGCCCCAACCCATCACTTTCAGGCGTGCTTTGCGGCCTCACTATGCAATTCCTTGGCGATTGCACTAGGCCAACTGTGGCCCTTTCGTTCCATGGGGAAAAGACCAGAGTCTCCTCTCGCGCCACCTATAAGCTTCTAGAGAAAGGGATAGATCTATCCGTGGCGATGAGTAAAGCGGCTGCAGCGGTCGGAGGGCTGGGAGGAGGACACGCCATAGCCAGCGGCGCTACCATCCCTAGGGGAAGAGAAGAGGAATTCCTGACAAATCTAGATGAAATAATCAAGGAGCAAAAAAGGTCCAAGATGGTCGAGCAAAGACCATCAGCGCCATAG
- a CDS encoding bifunctional N(6)-L-threonylcarbamoyladenine synthase/serine/threonine protein kinase → MIALGIEGTAHTVGVGIMDEEANVLANEMLMYRPETGGIHPREAANHHAQNVVQLIRKALSTAAIKADELDLIAFSQGPGLGPCLRTVATAARALSLTLKLPIIGVNHCIAHLEIGRAKTPARDPVLLYASGGNTQVIAFANRRYRIFGETLDIGIGNMLDKLGREIGIGYYAGPKIERLAKDGKKLLELPYSVKGMDMAFSGILTACLGLRDEGESLEDICFSVQETCFAMLTEVTERAMAHVEKDEVLLGGGVVQNKRLQEMVAKMAHERGAEMYVPDRTLCVDNGAMIAWTGLIMHKAGMRMSMEDTVVNQRYRTDEVEVLWR, encoded by the coding sequence ATGATCGCGTTAGGCATCGAAGGCACCGCTCATACCGTGGGCGTTGGCATCATGGATGAGGAGGCCAACGTCCTGGCCAATGAGATGTTGATGTATCGCCCTGAGACTGGTGGTATCCATCCACGCGAAGCAGCAAATCATCATGCGCAGAATGTGGTACAGCTAATACGGAAAGCTTTAAGCACGGCCGCAATAAAGGCTGATGAGTTGGACCTTATTGCTTTCTCCCAAGGCCCAGGATTAGGTCCATGCCTTCGGACGGTAGCTACTGCCGCAAGGGCCCTCTCTCTGACTTTAAAACTGCCTATAATAGGAGTCAATCACTGCATAGCTCATTTGGAGATAGGCCGAGCAAAGACCCCTGCTCGAGATCCGGTACTGCTGTACGCCTCTGGGGGCAACACCCAGGTCATAGCCTTCGCTAACAGGCGCTATCGCATTTTCGGTGAGACCTTGGACATAGGAATAGGGAATATGCTAGACAAATTGGGCAGAGAAATAGGTATAGGGTATTATGCTGGCCCCAAGATTGAGCGTTTGGCAAAAGATGGAAAGAAGCTCCTGGAATTGCCCTATTCGGTCAAGGGTATGGATATGGCATTTTCTGGCATACTCACTGCCTGTCTTGGACTTAGGGATGAGGGTGAGAGCCTGGAGGATATTTGCTTCTCTGTCCAGGAGACTTGCTTCGCCATGCTGACCGAAGTTACTGAGAGGGCCATGGCGCATGTGGAGAAGGATGAGGTCCTTTTAGGCGGAGGCGTGGTGCAGAACAAGCGCCTCCAGGAGATGGTGGCGAAAATGGCGCATGAGCGTGGAGCAGAGATGTACGTGCCTGATAGGACACTTTGCGTGGATAATGGTGCCATGATCGCCTGGACTGGCCTGATTATGCATAAGGCGGGTATGAGAATGAGCATGGAGGACACGGTGGTTAATCAGCGCTACCGCACAGATGAGGTGGAGGTCCTATGGCGCTGA
- a CDS encoding HEAT repeat domain-containing protein, protein MSQENLTPLLEEIGHEQKERRIAALERLQGLLKEKAVDSKAIPYLVNALASECPQERGLAIWGLGKLAQNKVRGEYPLKQIIYLLSDDDEEIRENSAWALGELAGIGIGGKEEIEPLNKLLYDLSASVRGMAAWALGRLAERLQIGEISSLAHLRRLLNDRSLLVQKSASYALERLTAIHIEE, encoded by the coding sequence GTGAGCCAAGAAAATTTGACGCCGCTCCTGGAAGAGATCGGTCACGAGCAAAAGGAGCGAAGGATAGCTGCTCTGGAGCGTTTGCAAGGGCTCCTCAAGGAGAAAGCGGTGGATTCGAAGGCCATTCCCTATCTTGTTAATGCCCTCGCCTCAGAATGCCCGCAGGAAAGAGGCTTAGCAATATGGGGCCTGGGAAAATTAGCACAGAACAAGGTAAGAGGAGAATATCCACTGAAGCAGATTATTTATCTATTATCCGACGATGATGAGGAGATCCGAGAAAATTCGGCATGGGCGCTGGGCGAGTTGGCAGGCATCGGCATCGGTGGGAAAGAGGAGATCGAGCCCCTCAACAAGCTGCTGTACGATCTCTCAGCTTCAGTGAGAGGAATGGCAGCATGGGCACTGGGTAGGCTGGCTGAGCGCTTGCAGATCGGAGAGATATCCTCCCTAGCTCATTTGAGGCGATTGCTGAATGATCGTAGTCTCCTCGTCCAGAAGAGCGCTTCCTACGCCCTGGAACGTCTAACCGCTATACATATTGAGGAGTGA
- a CDS encoding hydantoinase/oxoprolinase family protein: protein MKLGLGIDTGGTYTDAVIVDLDSRNVIAKAKSPTTYQDLSIGILGAIDGILGQGGFEKENISLVGLSTTLATNSILQGRGGEVGLIGIGWHPEKDWDLPCKRSRFIKGGFDSLGRMVEPMDREELKEAIREVSRGVDAVVVSCIFGVYNSWQEEEAAQAVREMTSLPVVTGHSLTGELGIKERTVTAILNAKLLPIINNFLSSIKSSLEKKGIQARILVFKGDGGLMTIEAAMERPVETILSGPAASLMGAKVLSGLDTCILVDVGGTSTDIAYLDNGFPRINFEGAMVGKWRTRVKALDMWTCGLGGDSAIRMGDNGDLIIGPDRVVPLAIASLMRKDFKEAMLKEGDTTFYVPGSGNLTNLSERESLVYSYISRQGPRSLFETMDGVPEVVLIKDTLMSLMARGNVLRTGLTPTDIMHLNGDFVIGDKEASRIGLELLASKMDERPDRLAQRIMERVITRVGEEVILKTVSDEYGVPAFSLATEQLLHAAAGEGVFKHLSLRARLDRPIVGVGAPAQILVKPLQNRMEAQVVIPPNFDVGNAVGAVCSLISESISVEVYPRDDKFIVFSQQGSPAEYRHLGEALESARSLAERYVRERLERSRVEDIRIKVEQIDRKFCDGYGKEMKFINFIIVRAVGTAKPLLDKK from the coding sequence ATGAAGCTAGGTCTGGGCATCGACACAGGCGGAACCTATACAGACGCCGTCATAGTTGATCTCGATTCAAGAAATGTTATCGCTAAAGCAAAGTCTCCTACCACCTACCAGGATCTTTCAATCGGCATCCTGGGAGCCATCGATGGTATCCTAGGACAAGGAGGCTTTGAGAAGGAGAACATCAGCTTAGTAGGTCTCTCTACCACCCTGGCCACCAATTCTATACTTCAAGGCAGAGGCGGGGAAGTAGGCCTGATAGGCATAGGTTGGCATCCAGAGAAGGATTGGGATTTGCCTTGTAAAAGGTCTCGCTTCATCAAAGGAGGTTTCGATTCCCTGGGTCGGATGGTAGAGCCCATGGATAGGGAAGAGCTGAAGGAGGCTATCCGAGAGGTCAGCCGCGGTGTGGATGCGGTGGTGGTGTCCTGCATATTCGGAGTATATAACTCATGGCAAGAGGAGGAGGCGGCTCAAGCTGTGAGGGAGATGACCTCACTTCCTGTGGTGACGGGGCATTCACTGACGGGAGAGCTGGGCATAAAGGAAAGGACCGTGACCGCCATCCTGAATGCCAAACTACTGCCGATCATCAACAATTTCCTATCATCCATCAAATCATCTTTAGAGAAAAAAGGCATACAGGCGCGCATATTGGTATTCAAGGGGGATGGGGGGCTCATGACCATCGAGGCGGCGATGGAGAGGCCGGTGGAGACCATTCTCTCCGGCCCGGCGGCGAGCCTGATGGGTGCAAAGGTTTTGTCCGGCCTTGATACTTGCATCTTGGTGGATGTCGGAGGTACATCCACAGATATCGCATACCTTGATAATGGATTTCCCCGCATCAATTTCGAGGGCGCCATGGTGGGCAAATGGAGGACGCGAGTCAAAGCCTTGGATATGTGGACGTGCGGATTGGGCGGGGACTCAGCTATTCGCATGGGAGACAATGGAGATCTGATCATAGGTCCTGATAGGGTTGTCCCTCTGGCCATAGCTTCTCTCATGCGCAAGGACTTCAAAGAAGCCATGCTTAAGGAAGGCGACACCACCTTTTACGTGCCAGGAAGCGGGAACCTCACTAACCTCTCTGAGAGAGAGAGCTTAGTCTATAGTTATATTTCCCGCCAGGGGCCGCGCAGCCTCTTCGAAACCATGGATGGGGTGCCTGAGGTAGTGCTGATTAAGGACACCTTGATGAGCTTGATGGCCCGAGGCAATGTTCTAAGGACAGGTCTTACTCCCACGGACATCATGCATCTTAACGGGGACTTTGTGATCGGGGATAAGGAGGCCTCTCGCATCGGCCTTGAGCTTCTCGCCTCAAAGATGGATGAGCGTCCAGATAGACTTGCCCAGCGTATCATGGAGCGAGTGATAACTCGCGTGGGAGAAGAAGTGATTCTTAAGACCGTGAGCGATGAATACGGAGTGCCAGCCTTCTCCCTAGCCACAGAGCAGCTGCTGCATGCTGCAGCAGGAGAGGGGGTCTTCAAGCATTTGTCCCTACGGGCGCGCCTGGATCGCCCCATAGTGGGGGTTGGTGCGCCTGCCCAAATATTAGTGAAACCTTTGCAGAACAGGATGGAGGCCCAGGTCGTGATCCCACCGAACTTTGATGTGGGTAATGCGGTGGGGGCGGTCTGCAGCCTCATCTCGGAATCGATCTCGGTGGAGGTGTATCCCCGTGATGATAAGTTCATCGTCTTCTCTCAGCAAGGTTCGCCTGCTGAATACAGACACCTTGGAGAGGCTTTGGAATCAGCCCGTTCCTTGGCAGAGAGATACGTGAGAGAAAGGCTGGAGCGCTCTCGGGTGGAGGATATCAGGATCAAAGTGGAGCAGATAGACCGTAAATTCTGCGATGGCTACGGAAAAGAGATGAAATTCATCAACTTCATTATCGTCAGGGCAGTCGGAACGGCCAAGCCTCTCTTGGATAAGAAATGA
- a CDS encoding ArsR family transcriptional regulator: MTEKRTEAFDVYSTTSGLRQISNPVRQKILSELQRRDLSLSEIAQLTGKAQSTLSVHLDKMVKEGLIGYRDDPQDNRRKIFYLVSRPVGSSVVPREDLMKHVEITIARSIGSPSTFLKGVIRSIVIGMEAIGFNMDPVLKDIGRQIGKEISKRMKSNNVEGIISEVKEFFKVHELGEVNVYALHPVTLIIKDEYDCSKAPDVGRTLCLMNEGILEAIFETRMGMPARVTKAETFGSNFNFCKYVIEPGL, encoded by the coding sequence TTGACTGAAAAGAGGACCGAGGCCTTCGATGTCTATTCTACAACGTCAGGCCTCAGGCAGATTTCCAATCCTGTTAGGCAGAAGATATTGAGCGAGCTGCAGCGCCGCGATCTGAGCCTAAGCGAAATCGCTCAATTGACAGGGAAAGCTCAATCCACTCTCTCGGTGCACCTCGATAAGATGGTTAAAGAAGGGCTGATTGGATACCGCGATGATCCTCAGGACAACCGCCGCAAGATTTTCTACCTTGTCTCGAGACCGGTAGGCTCTTCGGTGGTACCACGCGAGGATCTGATGAAGCATGTGGAGATCACCATAGCCAGGAGCATTGGCTCTCCCAGCACTTTCCTGAAAGGGGTCATCCGCTCCATAGTGATCGGGATGGAGGCCATAGGTTTCAACATGGACCCTGTACTGAAGGACATCGGCAGGCAGATCGGCAAGGAGATTTCCAAACGCATGAAGTCGAACAATGTCGAAGGCATAATAAGTGAGGTCAAGGAATTCTTTAAAGTGCACGAGCTGGGCGAGGTAAACGTCTATGCTCTGCACCCCGTAACGCTCATCATCAAGGACGAATACGATTGCTCCAAAGCGCCGGATGTGGGTAGAACTCTCTGCCTCATGAACGAAGGGATCCTGGAAGCCATATTCGAAACGAGAATGGGTATGCCAGCAAGAGTCACGAAGGCCGAGACCTTCGGCTCTAACTTTAATTTTTGCAAATACGTGATAGAGCCAGGCTTATAA
- the mtnA gene encoding S-methyl-5-thioribose-1-phosphate isomerase — protein sequence MRILTPAGPREYRSVWMDGQKVRMIDQRLLPETFQIVDFEEVEEVAHAIKDMTVRGAPAIGVAAAYGMALAAINGRDLSEAAWLLKRQRPTAFDLFFAVDHMLARIGRGDDPIRTANEYCDSIVNRCRMIGENGSRLIDTGDRLMTHCNAGALATVDYGTALSPIRMAWRAGKEVFVYVSETRPRLQGMKLTAFELVNEGIPHRIIVDSASGHFMRLGVDMVIVGADRIAANGDFANKIGTFEKAVLAKELGIPFYVAAPISTFDLSLRDGEGIVIEERGEEEVNELEGKRLAPKGSRALNPSFDITPCKYVTGYITEMGVLRPQDVQKVRGDME from the coding sequence TTGCGCATATTGACACCCGCGGGACCAAGGGAATACAGGTCGGTGTGGATGGATGGACAGAAGGTAAGGATGATCGATCAGCGCCTGCTTCCAGAGACATTCCAAATAGTAGATTTTGAAGAGGTTGAGGAGGTTGCGCACGCCATCAAGGATATGACGGTTAGGGGCGCTCCCGCCATCGGCGTGGCAGCAGCGTACGGCATGGCTCTGGCAGCGATAAATGGGAGGGATCTAAGCGAAGCGGCTTGGCTTCTTAAAAGGCAAAGGCCCACCGCCTTCGACCTGTTCTTCGCCGTGGACCATATGCTGGCGCGGATCGGTAGAGGAGATGACCCTATACGAACGGCTAATGAGTATTGCGATTCTATCGTTAACAGGTGTCGTATGATCGGCGAGAACGGTTCAAGGTTGATAGACACAGGCGATCGCCTTATGACCCACTGCAACGCTGGCGCCTTGGCCACTGTGGATTATGGCACGGCTTTATCCCCTATAAGAATGGCATGGCGCGCGGGGAAGGAGGTTTTTGTGTACGTGTCCGAGACCCGACCTCGGCTGCAAGGTATGAAGCTCACTGCCTTTGAGCTGGTAAATGAAGGCATACCTCATCGTATCATAGTGGACTCTGCTTCAGGCCACTTTATGCGCTTAGGCGTGGATATGGTTATCGTGGGAGCGGATCGCATCGCCGCCAATGGGGACTTCGCCAATAAAATAGGCACTTTTGAGAAGGCGGTGTTGGCCAAGGAGTTGGGCATACCCTTCTACGTGGCTGCACCTATTTCCACTTTCGACCTCTCCCTGAGAGATGGTGAAGGGATAGTGATAGAAGAACGAGGCGAAGAGGAAGTCAATGAATTAGAGGGGAAGCGACTGGCCCCAAAGGGGAGCAGGGCCTTGAATCCCTCTTTTGACATTACCCCGTGCAAATATGTTACTGGCTACATCACCGAGATGGGAGTGCTCCGGCCCCAAGATGTCCAAAAGGTGAGGGGGGACATGGAATGA
- a CDS encoding class II aldolase/adducin family protein, translated as MRRAEGEVRSEMVRFGRLLYEKRLVTGLSGNISARVDENTLLISPSGRCKGDLSTDELVRMSIKEGKVMSGGEPSMETPFHLAFYREREDIGGVVHAHPLFCTLLACSGTTVRTDLTPEGLIYLGEVAFIPYSMPGTEGLMENIRSAMKGRHSFLLENHGAVTVGKDLAEAYYRMETLEFLAQLQVLSQISGGTKALSPSQVQELLVLMKKDGQVYR; from the coding sequence ATGAGAAGAGCCGAGGGGGAGGTGCGAAGCGAGATGGTGAGATTCGGAAGGCTCCTTTACGAGAAAAGATTGGTAACTGGCCTATCAGGGAACATATCTGCAAGGGTAGATGAAAACACCTTATTGATCAGCCCGTCAGGAAGATGTAAGGGAGATCTTAGCACAGATGAACTGGTGCGAATGAGCATTAAAGAAGGAAAAGTCATGTCTGGGGGTGAGCCATCCATGGAAACGCCCTTCCATCTCGCATTCTACCGGGAGAGAGAGGATATCGGGGGAGTGGTGCACGCCCACCCCCTATTCTGCACTCTGTTGGCTTGCTCAGGCACAACAGTCAGGACTGATCTCACGCCAGAAGGGCTCATCTATCTGGGAGAAGTGGCATTTATTCCCTACTCCATGCCTGGAACTGAGGGCCTGATGGAGAACATAAGGTCAGCTATGAAAGGAAGACATTCTTTCTTATTGGAGAATCATGGAGCGGTGACAGTGGGAAAAGATTTAGCTGAGGCCTATTACCGCATGGAGACCCTTGAATTCCTAGCCCAGCTTCAGGTGCTGTCTCAAATTTCGGGAGGAACAAAAGCCTTGAGCCCTTCCCAGGTCCAGGAGCTCCTCGTCTTAATGAAAAAGGACGGACAGGTGTATCGATGA
- a CDS encoding ribosomal biogenesis protein — protein sequence MILVTKWFGVFLCDKGKVKRHVLFEKDAKAIASRLATVQRGGILEEEERLAEGVKRLHVADARLSKLGRPEVYDASHIKAEDYGYDMNLMQAVMVELGKMRTREPLPSDKSLMQAIRAIDDLTEAINVMSERLHEWYGLHFPELADYAKDERYAELIGKYGARERILDSLEFKLESVGAEMLQEDISAIQELALIISELYQAKARLDEYVRKGMERHAPNLSKLMSPNLGARLISLAGGLERLAKLPSSTMQLLGAEKAMFMHLRSGKSPPKHGIIFQHPLVHKAPYWQRGKMARSLASKATIAARVDFYKGEFIGDRLVEELECRVEEIKRKYPNPPKKTPKKEGKRETSGRRHGSGKYKRGM from the coding sequence ATGATTCTAGTAACCAAATGGTTCGGAGTTTTTCTTTGTGATAAGGGCAAGGTCAAAAGGCATGTTTTGTTCGAAAAGGACGCCAAGGCGATCGCTAGCAGACTCGCAACGGTGCAGCGCGGGGGGATTTTAGAAGAAGAAGAGCGTTTAGCCGAAGGTGTTAAGCGCCTTCATGTCGCGGATGCCAGGCTCTCAAAGCTAGGCAGGCCAGAAGTCTACGATGCTTCCCATATAAAGGCCGAGGATTATGGATACGACATGAATTTGATGCAGGCGGTAATGGTAGAATTGGGAAAGATGAGGACACGCGAGCCTCTCCCTTCCGACAAATCTTTGATGCAGGCCATAAGAGCTATCGACGATCTCACCGAAGCAATTAATGTCATGTCCGAGCGCCTGCATGAGTGGTATGGACTTCATTTTCCCGAGCTTGCGGATTATGCCAAGGATGAGAGATATGCAGAGCTTATCGGTAAATACGGTGCACGCGAGCGCATACTCGACTCGCTTGAATTTAAACTGGAATCAGTGGGAGCGGAGATGCTACAAGAGGATATCTCCGCCATTCAAGAGTTGGCACTGATCATTAGCGAATTGTACCAAGCTAAGGCGAGATTGGATGAATATGTCCGGAAGGGCATGGAGCGCCACGCACCTAATCTTAGCAAGCTCATGTCCCCCAATCTAGGTGCTAGACTAATATCGCTGGCGGGGGGATTGGAGCGCCTAGCCAAGCTACCTTCATCGACGATGCAGCTTTTAGGGGCGGAAAAGGCCATGTTCATGCATCTACGCTCAGGTAAGTCACCACCCAAGCATGGTATCATCTTCCAGCATCCCTTGGTGCATAAAGCTCCCTACTGGCAAAGGGGTAAGATGGCACGCTCTCTTGCCTCCAAGGCCACCATCGCGGCGAGAGTGGATTTCTACAAGGGGGAGTTCATAGGCGATAGATTGGTAGAAGAGCTTGAGTGTAGAGTGGAAGAAATCAAAAGGAAATATCCCAACCCACCCAAAAAGACCCCCAAAAAAGAAGGCAAGAGGGAGACGAGCGGGAGGCGACATGGTAGCGGCAAATACAAAAGAGGGATGTAA
- a CDS encoding translation initiation factor IF-5A, which produces MWSQAEVRELKEGRFIVIDDEPCKILSITTSKPGKHGEAKARIDAVGLFDEKKRSIVHPVTHKVQVPMIDKRKAQILAIMGDEVQLMDLENFENFSLPLTDEFKGKLQPGEEVLYMIAMGRRKIIQV; this is translated from the coding sequence ATGTGGTCACAAGCTGAAGTGAGGGAGCTCAAGGAGGGCAGATTCATAGTAATCGATGATGAGCCATGCAAGATCCTTTCCATCACCACCTCAAAACCTGGGAAGCATGGTGAGGCCAAGGCGCGAATAGATGCCGTAGGGCTATTCGATGAGAAGAAGCGGAGCATCGTGCACCCAGTGACCCATAAGGTTCAGGTCCCGATGATAGACAAGCGGAAGGCACAAATACTGGCAATCATGGGGGATGAAGTGCAGCTCATGGATCTGGAGAATTTCGAGAATTTTTCCTTACCCTTGACCGACGAGTTCAAGGGGAAGCTCCAGCCTGGAGAGGAAGTCCTTTATATGATCGCCATGGGAAGGCGCAAGATAATTCAGGTATGA